A window of Streptomyces sp. N50 contains these coding sequences:
- a CDS encoding non-ribosomal peptide synthetase — LRAGAGYLALDPEDPPARHAELLAAARSRHVLVQTGLGDRLLAPGRLPLPPEQSVIDVASCPRRVSGARQRTLAPHPAAPLPPDALAYVSFTSGSTGRPKGVGVPHRAVSRLLRGPDWMEIGPDDVFLELAPVAFDASTIEIWAPLMNGARLVVLPGPPTAVEQIRPAVEREGVTVLLLTTGLFNHLVTEEPGLFERVRHVLTGGETASPAHVRRLLADTPSLIFTNGYGPTENTSFTTCWTTTGGPPEGERVPIGSPVRGTRIVVLDPALRPVPPGVVGELYTGGEGLAGGYLGQPAATAERFVADPFAARPGQRLYRTGDLVRQLPDRTLEFVGRADQQVKVQGFRVEPAHVEAHLVDRSEVKEAVVVAQRDGSGNHRLLAYVVPRPGLATTESAEGDATAGLGARLREALAAGLPAHMVPWAIMVRDDLPLNRNGKVDRRTLPALLRSPRSLGTDPVLPRTALETRLAAVWSEVLDVEPVGVEDDFFELGGHSLLAARLLNELERRLSLSVPARALYEGRTIAHLARALSAPAGVPSGGTAQPETV, encoded by the coding sequence TCCTGCGGGCCGGCGCCGGCTACCTGGCGCTCGACCCGGAGGACCCGCCGGCCCGGCACGCCGAACTCCTCGCCGCGGCCCGCAGCCGTCACGTACTCGTACAGACAGGGCTGGGCGACCGGCTGCTCGCCCCCGGCAGACTCCCGCTGCCCCCGGAACAGTCGGTGATCGACGTGGCCTCCTGCCCCCGGCGCGTCTCCGGCGCCCGGCAGCGGACCCTCGCACCGCACCCGGCCGCGCCGCTGCCTCCGGACGCCCTCGCCTACGTCAGTTTCACCTCGGGTTCCACCGGTCGGCCCAAGGGGGTCGGCGTGCCGCACCGGGCCGTGTCCCGCCTTCTGCGCGGCCCGGACTGGATGGAGATCGGCCCGGACGACGTGTTCCTCGAACTCGCGCCGGTGGCGTTCGACGCGTCCACCATCGAGATCTGGGCACCGCTGATGAACGGGGCGCGGCTGGTGGTACTGCCCGGTCCGCCGACCGCCGTCGAACAGATCCGGCCGGCCGTCGAACGCGAGGGCGTCACCGTTCTGCTCCTGACGACAGGGCTCTTCAACCATCTGGTGACCGAGGAACCAGGCCTGTTCGAGCGTGTGCGGCACGTGCTGACCGGAGGGGAGACGGCCTCCCCGGCTCACGTCCGGCGCCTGCTCGCCGACACTCCGTCGCTCATCTTCACCAACGGATACGGACCCACCGAGAACACCTCGTTCACCACCTGCTGGACCACCACGGGCGGTCCCCCCGAAGGCGAACGGGTACCGATCGGCAGCCCGGTGCGCGGCACCAGGATCGTGGTCCTCGACCCGGCGCTGCGCCCGGTGCCCCCCGGCGTCGTCGGCGAGCTCTACACCGGCGGGGAAGGGCTGGCGGGCGGCTACCTCGGGCAGCCGGCCGCCACCGCGGAGCGCTTCGTGGCCGACCCCTTCGCCGCTCGGCCGGGCCAACGCCTCTATCGCACGGGCGATCTGGTGCGCCAACTGCCCGACCGCACACTGGAGTTCGTCGGGCGGGCGGACCAGCAGGTCAAGGTGCAGGGCTTCCGGGTGGAACCGGCGCACGTCGAGGCGCACCTGGTCGACCGGTCCGAGGTCAAGGAGGCGGTGGTCGTCGCCCAGCGCGACGGCTCGGGAAACCACCGGCTGCTCGCCTACGTGGTCCCCCGGCCCGGCCTGGCCACCACCGAGTCCGCCGAGGGCGATGCCACGGCCGGGCTCGGCGCCCGGTTGCGCGAAGCGCTCGCGGCCGGGCTCCCGGCCCACATGGTGCCCTGGGCGATCATGGTCCGCGACGATCTGCCGCTGAACCGGAACGGCAAGGTCGACCGCCGGACGCTGCCCGCGCTCCTGCGCTCACCGCGGTCCCTCGGCACGGATCCCGTGCTGCCGCGCACCGCTCTGGAGACGCGGCTCGCCGCCGTCTGGTCCGAGGTGCTGGACGTGGAACCGGTCGGTGTGGAGGACGACTTCTTCGAACTCGGCGGCCACTCCCTGCTCGCCGCACGCCTCCTCAACGAACTCGAACGCCGACTGTCCCTCAGCGTCCCCGCTCGCGCGCTCTACGAGGGGCGGACCATCGCCCACCTCGCCCGGGCCCTGTCCGCCCCGGCCGGTGTCCCGTCCGGCGGCACGGCGCAACCCGAGACGG